In Dasypus novemcinctus isolate mDasNov1 chromosome 23, mDasNov1.1.hap2, whole genome shotgun sequence, the following proteins share a genomic window:
- the ATP6V0C gene encoding V-type proton ATPase 16 kDa proteolipid subunit c — MSESRGSPEYASFFAVMGASAAMVFSALGAAYGTAKSGTGIAAMSVMRPELIMKSIIPVVMAGIIAIYGLVVAVLIANSLTDDISLFRSFLQLGAGLSVGLSGLAAGFAIGIVGDAGVRGTAQQPRLFVGMILILIFAEVLGLYGLIVALILSTK, encoded by the exons atGTCCGAGTCCCGGGGCAGCCCCGAGTACGCCTCCTTTTTCGCCGTCATGGGCGCCTCGGCCGCCATGGTCTTCAGCG CTCTAGGCGCTGCCTATGGCACGGCCAAGAGCGGCACAGGCATCGCGGCCATGTCTGTCATGCGGCCCGAGCTGATCATGAAGTCCATCATCCCTGTGGTCATGGCTGGCATCATCGCCATCTATGGCCTGGTGGTGGCCGTCCTCATCGCCAACTCCCTGACGGATGACATCTCTCTCTTCAG GAGTTTCCTGCAATTGGGTGCTGGCCTGAGCGTGGGCCTGAGCGGCCTGGCGGCTGGCTTTGCCATTGGCATCGTGGGGGATGCTGGCGTGCGGGGCACTGCCCAGCAGCCCCGGCTCTTCGTGGGCATGATCTTGATCCTCATCTTCGCTGAGGTGCTGGGCCTCTACGGCCTCATCGTCGCCCTCATCCTCTCCACCAAGTAG
- the TBC1D24 gene encoding TBC1 domain family member 24 isoform X1, translated as MDSPGYNCFVDRDKMDAAIQDAGPKELSCAELQELKQLARQGYWARSHALRAQVYQRLIRSIPCRTVTPDASVYSDIVGKIVGRHSGGGLPLPEFVDNTQVPSYCLNARGEGAVRKILLCVANQFPDISFCPALPAIVALLLHYSLDEAECFEKTCRILACNDPGRKLIDQSFLAFESSCMTFGDLVNKYCQAAHKLMVAVSEDVLQVYSDWQRWLFGELPLSYVARVFDVFLVEGYKVLYRVALAILKFFHKARAGQPLESDSVKQDIRLFVQDIAKTVSPEKLLEKAFAIRLFSRKEIQLLQLANEKALKQRGITVKQKSVSLSTRQFVHLAVHAENFHSEIVSVKEMRDIWSWVPERFALCQPLLLFSSLQHGYSLARSVEPTCRQTGGRGTRLEASWPSSGPESASCSGDHRRSLPAVPLRCLGPRRPPLTVPGHTALQPALQDGVHVHGRGQRLPHRWRRGRPGALHRRGPEPRPDGALRHLQQPAPLLRELPGGSRGGVGLPGPRHAGLLTATAQPWGRRASEGEGGGAAASTAGACPPLPWPRQCRLLEGPMVLSASGLWTGRSPTPPRWG; from the exons ATGGACTCCCCGGGCTACAACTGCTTCGTGGACAGAGACAAGATGGATGCCGCCATCCAAGACGCGGGCCCGAAGGAGCTGAGCTGCGCCGAGCTGCAGGAGCTGAAGCAGCTGGCCCGGCAGGGCTACTGGGCGCGTAGCCACGCCCTGCGGGCCCAGGTGTACCAGCGGCTGATCCGCAGCATCCCCTGCCGCACAGTCACGCCCGACGCCAGCGTGTACAGCGACATCGTGGGCAAGATCGTGGGCAGGCACAGCGGCGGCGGCCTCCCGCTGCCCGAGTTCGTGGACAACACCCAGGTGCCCAGCTACTGCCTGAATGCACGGGGCGAGGGCGCCGTGCGCAAGATCCTCCTGTGCGTCGCCAACCAGTTCCCCGACATCTCCTTCTGCCCCGCGCTGCCCGCCATCGTGGCCCTGCTCCTGCACTACAGCCTCGACGAGGCCGAGTGCTTCGAGAAGACCTGCCGCATCCTGGCCTGCAACGACCCCGGCAGGAAGCTCATCGACCAGAGCTTCCTGGCTTTCGAGTCGTCCTGCATGACCTTCGGGGACCTGGTGAACAAGTACTGCCAGGCGGCCCACAAGCTGATGGTGGCCGTGTCGGAGGACGTCCTGCAGGTCTACTCCGACTGGCAGCGCTGGCTTTTCGGGGAGCTGCCCCTCAGCTACGTCGCCCGCGTCTTTGATGTCTTCCTGGTCGAAGGGTACAAAGTGTTGTACCGGGTCGCGCTGGCCATTCTCAAGTTCTTCCACAAGGCGCGAGCAGGGCAGCCCCTTGAGTCGGACAGCGTGAAGCAGGACATCCGCCTGTTCGTCCAGGACATCGCCAAGACGGTGTCTCCCGAGAAGCTGCTGGAGAAGGCCTTTGCCATCCGCCTCTTCTCGCGGAAAGAGATCCAGCTCCTGCAGCTGGCCAACGAGAAGGCGCTCAAGCAGCGCGGCATCACCGTCAAGCAGAAGAG TGTTTCACTTTCTACAAG GCAGTTTGTGCACTTGGCTGTCCACGCGGAGAACTTCCACTCGGAGATCGTCAGCGTGAAGGAGATGAGGGACATCTGGTCATGGGTCCCCGAGCGCTTCGCCCTCTGCCAGCCCCTGCTGCTCTTCTCCTCGCTGCAGCATGGCTATAGCCTGGCCAG GTCTGTGGAGCCTACCTGTCGACAGACTGGAGGGAGAGGAACAAGGCTGGAGGCAAGCTGGCCTTCTTCGGGACCGGAGAGTGCTTCGTGTTCCGG AGACCACCGCCGCTCCCTCCCAGCTGTGCCACTCCGTTGTCTCGGACCCCGCCGACCGCCTCTCACCGTTCCTGGCCACACGGCACTTCAACCTGCCCTCCAAGACGGAGTCCATGTTCATGGCCGGGGGCAGCGACTGCCTCATCGTTG GCGGAGGGGGCGGCCAGGCGCTCTACATCGACGGGGACCTGAACCGCGGCCGGACGGGGCACTGCGACACCTTCAACAACCAGCCCCTCTGCTCCGAGAACTTCCTGGTGGCAGCCGTGGAGGTGTGGGGCTTCCAGGACCCCGACACGCAGGCCTGCTGACTGCGACTGCGCAGCCGTGGGGGCGCAGGGCCTCGGAGGGCGAGGGAGGCGGGGCCGCGGCCTCCACTGCCGGGGCCTGCCCTCCTCTGCCGTGGCCACGCCAGTGCCGGCTTCTGGAAGGCCCCATGGTTCTCTCTGCCTCTGGCCTCTGGACAGGCCGCTCCCCGACCCCTCCCCGCTGGGGGTGA
- the TBC1D24 gene encoding TBC1 domain family member 24 isoform X2, which translates to MDSPGYNCFVDRDKMDAAIQDAGPKELSCAELQELKQLARQGYWARSHALRAQVYQRLIRSIPCRTVTPDASVYSDIVGKIVGRHSGGGLPLPEFVDNTQVPSYCLNARGEGAVRKILLCVANQFPDISFCPALPAIVALLLHYSLDEAECFEKTCRILACNDPGRKLIDQSFLAFESSCMTFGDLVNKYCQAAHKLMVAVSEDVLQVYSDWQRWLFGELPLSYVARVFDVFLVEGYKVLYRVALAILKFFHKARAGQPLESDSVKQDIRLFVQDIAKTVSPEKLLEKAFAIRLFSRKEIQLLQLANEKALKQRGITVKQKRQFVHLAVHAENFHSEIVSVKEMRDIWSWVPERFALCQPLLLFSSLQHGYSLARSVEPTCRQTGGRGTRLEASWPSSGPESASCSGDHRRSLPAVPLRCLGPRRPPLTVPGHTALQPALQDGVHVHGRGQRLPHRWRRGRPGALHRRGPEPRPDGALRHLQQPAPLLRELPGGSRGGVGLPGPRHAGLLTATAQPWGRRASEGEGGGAAASTAGACPPLPWPRQCRLLEGPMVLSASGLWTGRSPTPPRWG; encoded by the exons ATGGACTCCCCGGGCTACAACTGCTTCGTGGACAGAGACAAGATGGATGCCGCCATCCAAGACGCGGGCCCGAAGGAGCTGAGCTGCGCCGAGCTGCAGGAGCTGAAGCAGCTGGCCCGGCAGGGCTACTGGGCGCGTAGCCACGCCCTGCGGGCCCAGGTGTACCAGCGGCTGATCCGCAGCATCCCCTGCCGCACAGTCACGCCCGACGCCAGCGTGTACAGCGACATCGTGGGCAAGATCGTGGGCAGGCACAGCGGCGGCGGCCTCCCGCTGCCCGAGTTCGTGGACAACACCCAGGTGCCCAGCTACTGCCTGAATGCACGGGGCGAGGGCGCCGTGCGCAAGATCCTCCTGTGCGTCGCCAACCAGTTCCCCGACATCTCCTTCTGCCCCGCGCTGCCCGCCATCGTGGCCCTGCTCCTGCACTACAGCCTCGACGAGGCCGAGTGCTTCGAGAAGACCTGCCGCATCCTGGCCTGCAACGACCCCGGCAGGAAGCTCATCGACCAGAGCTTCCTGGCTTTCGAGTCGTCCTGCATGACCTTCGGGGACCTGGTGAACAAGTACTGCCAGGCGGCCCACAAGCTGATGGTGGCCGTGTCGGAGGACGTCCTGCAGGTCTACTCCGACTGGCAGCGCTGGCTTTTCGGGGAGCTGCCCCTCAGCTACGTCGCCCGCGTCTTTGATGTCTTCCTGGTCGAAGGGTACAAAGTGTTGTACCGGGTCGCGCTGGCCATTCTCAAGTTCTTCCACAAGGCGCGAGCAGGGCAGCCCCTTGAGTCGGACAGCGTGAAGCAGGACATCCGCCTGTTCGTCCAGGACATCGCCAAGACGGTGTCTCCCGAGAAGCTGCTGGAGAAGGCCTTTGCCATCCGCCTCTTCTCGCGGAAAGAGATCCAGCTCCTGCAGCTGGCCAACGAGAAGGCGCTCAAGCAGCGCGGCATCACCGTCAAGCAGAAGAG GCAGTTTGTGCACTTGGCTGTCCACGCGGAGAACTTCCACTCGGAGATCGTCAGCGTGAAGGAGATGAGGGACATCTGGTCATGGGTCCCCGAGCGCTTCGCCCTCTGCCAGCCCCTGCTGCTCTTCTCCTCGCTGCAGCATGGCTATAGCCTGGCCAG GTCTGTGGAGCCTACCTGTCGACAGACTGGAGGGAGAGGAACAAGGCTGGAGGCAAGCTGGCCTTCTTCGGGACCGGAGAGTGCTTCGTGTTCCGG AGACCACCGCCGCTCCCTCCCAGCTGTGCCACTCCGTTGTCTCGGACCCCGCCGACCGCCTCTCACCGTTCCTGGCCACACGGCACTTCAACCTGCCCTCCAAGACGGAGTCCATGTTCATGGCCGGGGGCAGCGACTGCCTCATCGTTG GCGGAGGGGGCGGCCAGGCGCTCTACATCGACGGGGACCTGAACCGCGGCCGGACGGGGCACTGCGACACCTTCAACAACCAGCCCCTCTGCTCCGAGAACTTCCTGGTGGCAGCCGTGGAGGTGTGGGGCTTCCAGGACCCCGACACGCAGGCCTGCTGACTGCGACTGCGCAGCCGTGGGGGCGCAGGGCCTCGGAGGGCGAGGGAGGCGGGGCCGCGGCCTCCACTGCCGGGGCCTGCCCTCCTCTGCCGTGGCCACGCCAGTGCCGGCTTCTGGAAGGCCCCATGGTTCTCTCTGCCTCTGGCCTCTGGACAGGCCGCTCCCCGACCCCTCCCCGCTGGGGGTGA
- the TBC1D24 gene encoding TBC1 domain family member 24 isoform X3 produces the protein MDSPGYNCFVDRDKMDAAIQDAGPKELSCAELQELKQLARQGYWARSHALRAQVYQRLIRSIPCRTVTPDASVYSDIVGKIVGRHSGGGLPLPEFVDNTQVPSYCLNARGEGAVRKILLCVANQFPDISFCPALPAIVALLLHYSLDEAECFEKTCRILACNDPGRKLIDQSFLAFESSCMTFGDLVNKYCQAAHKLMVAVSEDVLQVYSDWQRWLFGELPLSYVARVFDVFLVEGYKVLYRVALAILKFFHKARAGQPLESDSVKQDIRLFVQDIAKTVSPEKLLEKAFAIRLFSRKEIQLLQLANEKALKQRGITVKQKSVSLSTRQFVHLAVHAENFHSEIVSVKEMRDIWSWVPERFALCQPLLLFSSLQHGYSLARFYFHCEGHEPTVLLIKTTQKEVCGAYLSTDWRERNKAGGKLAFFGTGECFVFRLQPEVQRYEWVVIKHPELTKVVSIGPPETTAAPSQLCHSVVSDPADRLSPFLATRHFNLPSKTESMFMAGGSDCLIVGGGGGQALYIDGDLNRGRTGHCDTFNNQPLCSENFLVAAVEVWGFQDPDTQAC, from the exons ATGGACTCCCCGGGCTACAACTGCTTCGTGGACAGAGACAAGATGGATGCCGCCATCCAAGACGCGGGCCCGAAGGAGCTGAGCTGCGCCGAGCTGCAGGAGCTGAAGCAGCTGGCCCGGCAGGGCTACTGGGCGCGTAGCCACGCCCTGCGGGCCCAGGTGTACCAGCGGCTGATCCGCAGCATCCCCTGCCGCACAGTCACGCCCGACGCCAGCGTGTACAGCGACATCGTGGGCAAGATCGTGGGCAGGCACAGCGGCGGCGGCCTCCCGCTGCCCGAGTTCGTGGACAACACCCAGGTGCCCAGCTACTGCCTGAATGCACGGGGCGAGGGCGCCGTGCGCAAGATCCTCCTGTGCGTCGCCAACCAGTTCCCCGACATCTCCTTCTGCCCCGCGCTGCCCGCCATCGTGGCCCTGCTCCTGCACTACAGCCTCGACGAGGCCGAGTGCTTCGAGAAGACCTGCCGCATCCTGGCCTGCAACGACCCCGGCAGGAAGCTCATCGACCAGAGCTTCCTGGCTTTCGAGTCGTCCTGCATGACCTTCGGGGACCTGGTGAACAAGTACTGCCAGGCGGCCCACAAGCTGATGGTGGCCGTGTCGGAGGACGTCCTGCAGGTCTACTCCGACTGGCAGCGCTGGCTTTTCGGGGAGCTGCCCCTCAGCTACGTCGCCCGCGTCTTTGATGTCTTCCTGGTCGAAGGGTACAAAGTGTTGTACCGGGTCGCGCTGGCCATTCTCAAGTTCTTCCACAAGGCGCGAGCAGGGCAGCCCCTTGAGTCGGACAGCGTGAAGCAGGACATCCGCCTGTTCGTCCAGGACATCGCCAAGACGGTGTCTCCCGAGAAGCTGCTGGAGAAGGCCTTTGCCATCCGCCTCTTCTCGCGGAAAGAGATCCAGCTCCTGCAGCTGGCCAACGAGAAGGCGCTCAAGCAGCGCGGCATCACCGTCAAGCAGAAGAG TGTTTCACTTTCTACAAG GCAGTTTGTGCACTTGGCTGTCCACGCGGAGAACTTCCACTCGGAGATCGTCAGCGTGAAGGAGATGAGGGACATCTGGTCATGGGTCCCCGAGCGCTTCGCCCTCTGCCAGCCCCTGCTGCTCTTCTCCTCGCTGCAGCATGGCTATAGCCTGGCCAG GTTCTACTTCCACTGTGAGGGACACGAGCCCACCGTCCTGCTCATCAAGACCACGCAAAAGGAG GTCTGTGGAGCCTACCTGTCGACAGACTGGAGGGAGAGGAACAAGGCTGGAGGCAAGCTGGCCTTCTTCGGGACCGGAGAGTGCTTCGTGTTCCGG CTGCAGCCTGAAGTCCAGCGCTACGAGTGGGTGGTCATCAAGCACCCCGAGCTGACCAAGGTGGTGTCCATTGGGCCCCCAGAGACCACCGCCGCTCCCTCCCAGCTGTGCCACTCCGTTGTCTCGGACCCCGCCGACCGCCTCTCACCGTTCCTGGCCACACGGCACTTCAACCTGCCCTCCAAGACGGAGTCCATGTTCATGGCCGGGGGCAGCGACTGCCTCATCGTTG GCGGAGGGGGCGGCCAGGCGCTCTACATCGACGGGGACCTGAACCGCGGCCGGACGGGGCACTGCGACACCTTCAACAACCAGCCCCTCTGCTCCGAGAACTTCCTGGTGGCAGCCGTGGAGGTGTGGGGCTTCCAGGACCCCGACACGCAGGCCTGCTGA
- the TBC1D24 gene encoding TBC1 domain family member 24 isoform X4 has translation MDSPGYNCFVDRDKMDAAIQDAGPKELSCAELQELKQLARQGYWARSHALRAQVYQRLIRSIPCRTVTPDASVYSDIVGKIVGRHSGGGLPLPEFVDNTQVPSYCLNARGEGAVRKILLCVANQFPDISFCPALPAIVALLLHYSLDEAECFEKTCRILACNDPGRKLIDQSFLAFESSCMTFGDLVNKYCQAAHKLMVAVSEDVLQVYSDWQRWLFGELPLSYVARVFDVFLVEGYKVLYRVALAILKFFHKARAGQPLESDSVKQDIRLFVQDIAKTVSPEKLLEKAFAIRLFSRKEIQLLQLANEKALKQRGITVKQKRQFVHLAVHAENFHSEIVSVKEMRDIWSWVPERFALCQPLLLFSSLQHGYSLARFYFHCEGHEPTVLLIKTTQKEVCGAYLSTDWRERNKAGGKLAFFGTGECFVFRLQPEVQRYEWVVIKHPELTKVVSIGPPETTAAPSQLCHSVVSDPADRLSPFLATRHFNLPSKTESMFMAGGSDCLIVGGGGGQALYIDGDLNRGRTGHCDTFNNQPLCSENFLVAAVEVWGFQDPDTQAC, from the exons ATGGACTCCCCGGGCTACAACTGCTTCGTGGACAGAGACAAGATGGATGCCGCCATCCAAGACGCGGGCCCGAAGGAGCTGAGCTGCGCCGAGCTGCAGGAGCTGAAGCAGCTGGCCCGGCAGGGCTACTGGGCGCGTAGCCACGCCCTGCGGGCCCAGGTGTACCAGCGGCTGATCCGCAGCATCCCCTGCCGCACAGTCACGCCCGACGCCAGCGTGTACAGCGACATCGTGGGCAAGATCGTGGGCAGGCACAGCGGCGGCGGCCTCCCGCTGCCCGAGTTCGTGGACAACACCCAGGTGCCCAGCTACTGCCTGAATGCACGGGGCGAGGGCGCCGTGCGCAAGATCCTCCTGTGCGTCGCCAACCAGTTCCCCGACATCTCCTTCTGCCCCGCGCTGCCCGCCATCGTGGCCCTGCTCCTGCACTACAGCCTCGACGAGGCCGAGTGCTTCGAGAAGACCTGCCGCATCCTGGCCTGCAACGACCCCGGCAGGAAGCTCATCGACCAGAGCTTCCTGGCTTTCGAGTCGTCCTGCATGACCTTCGGGGACCTGGTGAACAAGTACTGCCAGGCGGCCCACAAGCTGATGGTGGCCGTGTCGGAGGACGTCCTGCAGGTCTACTCCGACTGGCAGCGCTGGCTTTTCGGGGAGCTGCCCCTCAGCTACGTCGCCCGCGTCTTTGATGTCTTCCTGGTCGAAGGGTACAAAGTGTTGTACCGGGTCGCGCTGGCCATTCTCAAGTTCTTCCACAAGGCGCGAGCAGGGCAGCCCCTTGAGTCGGACAGCGTGAAGCAGGACATCCGCCTGTTCGTCCAGGACATCGCCAAGACGGTGTCTCCCGAGAAGCTGCTGGAGAAGGCCTTTGCCATCCGCCTCTTCTCGCGGAAAGAGATCCAGCTCCTGCAGCTGGCCAACGAGAAGGCGCTCAAGCAGCGCGGCATCACCGTCAAGCAGAAGAG GCAGTTTGTGCACTTGGCTGTCCACGCGGAGAACTTCCACTCGGAGATCGTCAGCGTGAAGGAGATGAGGGACATCTGGTCATGGGTCCCCGAGCGCTTCGCCCTCTGCCAGCCCCTGCTGCTCTTCTCCTCGCTGCAGCATGGCTATAGCCTGGCCAG GTTCTACTTCCACTGTGAGGGACACGAGCCCACCGTCCTGCTCATCAAGACCACGCAAAAGGAG GTCTGTGGAGCCTACCTGTCGACAGACTGGAGGGAGAGGAACAAGGCTGGAGGCAAGCTGGCCTTCTTCGGGACCGGAGAGTGCTTCGTGTTCCGG CTGCAGCCTGAAGTCCAGCGCTACGAGTGGGTGGTCATCAAGCACCCCGAGCTGACCAAGGTGGTGTCCATTGGGCCCCCAGAGACCACCGCCGCTCCCTCCCAGCTGTGCCACTCCGTTGTCTCGGACCCCGCCGACCGCCTCTCACCGTTCCTGGCCACACGGCACTTCAACCTGCCCTCCAAGACGGAGTCCATGTTCATGGCCGGGGGCAGCGACTGCCTCATCGTTG GCGGAGGGGGCGGCCAGGCGCTCTACATCGACGGGGACCTGAACCGCGGCCGGACGGGGCACTGCGACACCTTCAACAACCAGCCCCTCTGCTCCGAGAACTTCCTGGTGGCAGCCGTGGAGGTGTGGGGCTTCCAGGACCCCGACACGCAGGCCTGCTGA
- the TBC1D24 gene encoding TBC1 domain family member 24 isoform X5 yields the protein MDSPGYNCFVDRDKMDAAIQDAGPKELSCAELQELKQLARQGYWARSHALRAQVYQRLIRSIPCRTVTPDASVYSDIVGKIVGRHSGGGLPLPEFVDNTQVPSYCLNARGEGAVRKILLCVANQFPDISFCPALPAIVALLLHYSLDEAECFEKTCRILACNDPGRKLIDQSFLAFESSCMTFGDLVNKYCQAAHKLMVAVSEDVLQVYSDWQRWLFGELPLSYVARVFDVFLVEGYKVLYRVALAILKFFHKARAGQPLESDSVKQDIRLFVQDIAKTVSPEKLLEKAFAIRLFSRKEIQLLQLANEKALKQRGITVKQKSVSLSTRQFVHLAVHAENFHSEIVSVKEMRDIWSWVPERFALCQPLLLFSSLQHGYSLARFYFHCEGHEPTVLLIKTTQKEVCGAYLSTDWRERNKAGGKLAFFGTGECFVFRRPPPLPPSCATPLSRTPPTASHRSWPHGTSTCPPRRSPCSWPGAATASSLAEGAARRSTSTGT from the exons ATGGACTCCCCGGGCTACAACTGCTTCGTGGACAGAGACAAGATGGATGCCGCCATCCAAGACGCGGGCCCGAAGGAGCTGAGCTGCGCCGAGCTGCAGGAGCTGAAGCAGCTGGCCCGGCAGGGCTACTGGGCGCGTAGCCACGCCCTGCGGGCCCAGGTGTACCAGCGGCTGATCCGCAGCATCCCCTGCCGCACAGTCACGCCCGACGCCAGCGTGTACAGCGACATCGTGGGCAAGATCGTGGGCAGGCACAGCGGCGGCGGCCTCCCGCTGCCCGAGTTCGTGGACAACACCCAGGTGCCCAGCTACTGCCTGAATGCACGGGGCGAGGGCGCCGTGCGCAAGATCCTCCTGTGCGTCGCCAACCAGTTCCCCGACATCTCCTTCTGCCCCGCGCTGCCCGCCATCGTGGCCCTGCTCCTGCACTACAGCCTCGACGAGGCCGAGTGCTTCGAGAAGACCTGCCGCATCCTGGCCTGCAACGACCCCGGCAGGAAGCTCATCGACCAGAGCTTCCTGGCTTTCGAGTCGTCCTGCATGACCTTCGGGGACCTGGTGAACAAGTACTGCCAGGCGGCCCACAAGCTGATGGTGGCCGTGTCGGAGGACGTCCTGCAGGTCTACTCCGACTGGCAGCGCTGGCTTTTCGGGGAGCTGCCCCTCAGCTACGTCGCCCGCGTCTTTGATGTCTTCCTGGTCGAAGGGTACAAAGTGTTGTACCGGGTCGCGCTGGCCATTCTCAAGTTCTTCCACAAGGCGCGAGCAGGGCAGCCCCTTGAGTCGGACAGCGTGAAGCAGGACATCCGCCTGTTCGTCCAGGACATCGCCAAGACGGTGTCTCCCGAGAAGCTGCTGGAGAAGGCCTTTGCCATCCGCCTCTTCTCGCGGAAAGAGATCCAGCTCCTGCAGCTGGCCAACGAGAAGGCGCTCAAGCAGCGCGGCATCACCGTCAAGCAGAAGAG TGTTTCACTTTCTACAAG GCAGTTTGTGCACTTGGCTGTCCACGCGGAGAACTTCCACTCGGAGATCGTCAGCGTGAAGGAGATGAGGGACATCTGGTCATGGGTCCCCGAGCGCTTCGCCCTCTGCCAGCCCCTGCTGCTCTTCTCCTCGCTGCAGCATGGCTATAGCCTGGCCAG GTTCTACTTCCACTGTGAGGGACACGAGCCCACCGTCCTGCTCATCAAGACCACGCAAAAGGAG GTCTGTGGAGCCTACCTGTCGACAGACTGGAGGGAGAGGAACAAGGCTGGAGGCAAGCTGGCCTTCTTCGGGACCGGAGAGTGCTTCGTGTTCCGG AGACCACCGCCGCTCCCTCCCAGCTGTGCCACTCCGTTGTCTCGGACCCCGCCGACCGCCTCTCACCGTTCCTGGCCACACGGCACTTCAACCTGCCCTCCAAGACGGAGTCCATGTTCATGGCCGGGGGCAGCGACTGCCTCATCGTTG GCGGAGGGGGCGGCCAGGCGCTCTACATCGACGGGGACCTGA
- the TBC1D24 gene encoding TBC1 domain family member 24 isoform X6 has translation MDSPGYNCFVDRDKMDAAIQDAGPKELSCAELQELKQLARQGYWARSHALRAQVYQRLIRSIPCRTVTPDASVYSDIVGKIVGRHSGGGLPLPEFVDNTQVPSYCLNARGEGAVRKILLCVANQFPDISFCPALPAIVALLLHYSLDEAECFEKTCRILACNDPGRKLIDQSFLAFESSCMTFGDLVNKYCQAAHKLMVAVSEDVLQVYSDWQRWLFGELPLSYVARVFDVFLVEGYKVLYRVALAILKFFHKARAGQPLESDSVKQDIRLFVQDIAKTVSPEKLLEKAFAIRLFSRKEIQLLQLANEKALKQRGITVKQKRQFVHLAVHAENFHSEIVSVKEMRDIWSWVPERFALCQPLLLFSSLQHGYSLARFYFHCEGHEPTVLLIKTTQKEVCGAYLSTDWRERNKAGGKLAFFGTGECFVFRRPPPLPPSCATPLSRTPPTASHRSWPHGTSTCPPRRSPCSWPGAATASSLAEGAARRSTSTGT, from the exons ATGGACTCCCCGGGCTACAACTGCTTCGTGGACAGAGACAAGATGGATGCCGCCATCCAAGACGCGGGCCCGAAGGAGCTGAGCTGCGCCGAGCTGCAGGAGCTGAAGCAGCTGGCCCGGCAGGGCTACTGGGCGCGTAGCCACGCCCTGCGGGCCCAGGTGTACCAGCGGCTGATCCGCAGCATCCCCTGCCGCACAGTCACGCCCGACGCCAGCGTGTACAGCGACATCGTGGGCAAGATCGTGGGCAGGCACAGCGGCGGCGGCCTCCCGCTGCCCGAGTTCGTGGACAACACCCAGGTGCCCAGCTACTGCCTGAATGCACGGGGCGAGGGCGCCGTGCGCAAGATCCTCCTGTGCGTCGCCAACCAGTTCCCCGACATCTCCTTCTGCCCCGCGCTGCCCGCCATCGTGGCCCTGCTCCTGCACTACAGCCTCGACGAGGCCGAGTGCTTCGAGAAGACCTGCCGCATCCTGGCCTGCAACGACCCCGGCAGGAAGCTCATCGACCAGAGCTTCCTGGCTTTCGAGTCGTCCTGCATGACCTTCGGGGACCTGGTGAACAAGTACTGCCAGGCGGCCCACAAGCTGATGGTGGCCGTGTCGGAGGACGTCCTGCAGGTCTACTCCGACTGGCAGCGCTGGCTTTTCGGGGAGCTGCCCCTCAGCTACGTCGCCCGCGTCTTTGATGTCTTCCTGGTCGAAGGGTACAAAGTGTTGTACCGGGTCGCGCTGGCCATTCTCAAGTTCTTCCACAAGGCGCGAGCAGGGCAGCCCCTTGAGTCGGACAGCGTGAAGCAGGACATCCGCCTGTTCGTCCAGGACATCGCCAAGACGGTGTCTCCCGAGAAGCTGCTGGAGAAGGCCTTTGCCATCCGCCTCTTCTCGCGGAAAGAGATCCAGCTCCTGCAGCTGGCCAACGAGAAGGCGCTCAAGCAGCGCGGCATCACCGTCAAGCAGAAGAG GCAGTTTGTGCACTTGGCTGTCCACGCGGAGAACTTCCACTCGGAGATCGTCAGCGTGAAGGAGATGAGGGACATCTGGTCATGGGTCCCCGAGCGCTTCGCCCTCTGCCAGCCCCTGCTGCTCTTCTCCTCGCTGCAGCATGGCTATAGCCTGGCCAG GTTCTACTTCCACTGTGAGGGACACGAGCCCACCGTCCTGCTCATCAAGACCACGCAAAAGGAG GTCTGTGGAGCCTACCTGTCGACAGACTGGAGGGAGAGGAACAAGGCTGGAGGCAAGCTGGCCTTCTTCGGGACCGGAGAGTGCTTCGTGTTCCGG AGACCACCGCCGCTCCCTCCCAGCTGTGCCACTCCGTTGTCTCGGACCCCGCCGACCGCCTCTCACCGTTCCTGGCCACACGGCACTTCAACCTGCCCTCCAAGACGGAGTCCATGTTCATGGCCGGGGGCAGCGACTGCCTCATCGTTG GCGGAGGGGGCGGCCAGGCGCTCTACATCGACGGGGACCTGA